DNA sequence from the Sediminibacillus dalangtanensis genome:
CAAATCCATAATCAAGGTGCGAATGCGCAGCCTGCCAATTTCCATTAACACCTTTTCCTCGATGGTGTTGACACGGGAAGCGTCAATTTCGCCAATCAAGGGGAGAATACACACATTTGGTGTAACAGGTATAATCGGGACGGAGAGATTTTCAACCATCTCCTGCTGTGCTTCGATCAATTCATCTTTATATTTGGAATAACTGATAAAAAATCCGTTAAGAAATTCGTCGATTAAAGCATTGATGTTGCTTTCCGTTTCGTAGAATCGCTCTCTGTCTACATCCATTCCGGACAGCAACTCATAGTCGTGTAAAGCAACCCATAAGGTTCTGCGGATCGCCTGTACCCACTCCAGTTTAAATGCAAGTGTCAGGGAATAATTGGCCCATGCAATTCCTTCTTTTCTTGCAAAAGCCACCACTTCATCTTTTTGACCGTCCACAACATAGAGGACAATCTTAAGCGCGTTCTCCAATAAATTGATATTGCCAATAACACGAATTTCTTCGATTTTATCCCGGACATTTACTGCTTCATTTAGTAATTTTTCTTCAAATGGCTGTTTGTTTTGGATGAGAAAATCCTTAACGCTCATCCCTTCTTCGTAATACCAATCCAAGATTCTTCACGTTCCTTTCCTTAAAATAGGAATTATAAGATAAACTGACTGTTTCTATTTCAAGCGTTGCTGCTTAACATTTTAATAGTGACACTATTATATCAAAATCCTTGTACGTTTAAAATTAATAGGGTGCCATCAAGGATGATTGGAAAAAATTGTTGTCAAACTCTAAGAATATGAGTATGATAAAAGTGAGTAATCACTCACAAGAGGAGGGCCTGATATGGAGATAGTGAAATTGCGGCATGTATCGCATTCATTCGATAGGCAGCAGGTTTTGCAGGATATTAACCTGTCAATCGGCTCGGGAGGAATATTTGGTTTGCTCGGTCCATCCGGGTCAGGAAAAACGACGCTTGTAAAAACGATCGTTGGCACGCTAACACCAACTGCAGGAGCAGTGGTTGTATTGGATACCAGGATGCCGTCACTGCAAACGATGGGATCCATTGGTTATATGGCACAGGCGGATGCCCTCTATCATGAGCTGACTGCAAAGGAAAACCTCGCTTTTTTTGCAGCCATTTACGGAGTGCAGAAAAAACAAGCGGCCGTACGTATCGACCAAGTGTTGGAGGATGTTGAATTGCAAGACAGCAAGCATAAAATCGTCCATGGTTTTTCTGGCGGTATGAAGCGGCGGTTATCATTAGCAGCTGCGTTGATTCATCAGCCGGAATTGTTAATTCTGGATGAACCGACGGTTGGGATCGATCCTTTATTGCGCAATAAAATTTGGGGCAGGTTTGCTGATTTGAAAAGACGGGGGACAACAATCATCGTAACCACCCATGTGATGGATGAAGCGGAACGATGTGACACGTTAGGGCTGTTAAGGGATGGGAATATCATTGCCCATGGTTCTCCTGATGCGTTAAAGCAGGAAACCGGTACGGATTCGATTGAGCAGGCATTTCTAATTTATGGGAGGGGAAAGGCATGAAAATAAAGGCGATTGTAGTTCGGATTCTGCGTCAATTTATTCACGATAAGCGGTCCCTTGCCTTGATGATTGTTGCCCCGTTATTGATTTTGACGTTGACCTGGCTGGTGTTGGACCAGGAGGCTTCTCAACCAAAGCTAGCAGTCGAGGGGGCTCCTGCTCCGCTTGAAGCAGCAGTGCAGGATAGCATGCTCGAAATCGTCGACGTGGAGGATCCCGGCCAGGCGCTTGCCGATTCGGAAATCGACGCCATCCTCGAAGCAGATGGACAACGTATCCATGTCACGGTGGACAATAGCGAACCTAATCAAAGCGAGGCTGTGAAAATGGGATTGCAGGAGGCATTGGCATCCCGGTCAGACAGGCAGGCTCCGGATATATCCATGGAATATTTATATGAAGAGAATGCAGAGACAACATTTGATTATACGGGGCCGGTTTTGATTGGGTTCTTTGCGTTTTTCTTCGTGTTTTTAGTAGGTGGTATTTCCTTTTTGCGGGAAAGGTCACAGGGCACGATGGAGCGGCTGTTCGCCATGCCGCTGAACGGTTGGGAAATCATTCTCGGTTATATCAGCGGTTTTGGGTTGTTCGCAGTGCTTCAGTCGTTTATCGTCGCGTTGTATGCTGTTTACGTTTTGGGAATTCCGCTTAACGGATCCTTATGGCTTGTCATTCTGGTTACCATGCTACTTTCATTGAGTGCACTCACACTCGGCATCCTGCTATCCTCTTTTGCCAGAAATGAATTTCAACTAATGCAGTTTATCCCAATCGTCATCGTTCCACAGGCGTTTTTTTCAGGGATGTTCAGTCTGGATAACGCTGCTGACTGGGTGGCGTATTTAGAATACGTTATGCCGATTTCCTATGGAGCTGATGCCCTCAAGGAAATCATGATTAAAGGGAACGGACTGGCGGAAATACAGGTCGATCTCTATGTTGTCCTTGGATTTTCTCTGTTATTTTATCTTTTGAATCTTGGTACACTTAAAGCATACCGAAAATAACGATAAGGTGAGGGTCAACATATGCAAGAGTCCTATTTAAGAGAATTATTGAAAGTGGATGAACAAGAGATAAGGTTAACCGAAAAGCAAGCAAACATACTTGCAGCTGCAATTGAAATATTTGCCGAGAAAGGGTATGCAGCAACAGCCACAAGCGAAATCGCAAAGCGTGCCGGGGTAGCGGAAGGGACCATTTTTCGCCATTACCCGGCAAAAAAGGATCTGTTATTGGCTATTGTGAAGCCAGGAGTGCTCAAGCTTGCTGTTCCTGTGTTTGCCAGCAATATGGTCGAAAATATTTTTAATCGGGAATTTCATGGTTTTGACGAGCTGTTAAGAATATTCATTTACAATCGGTTGGACTTTGCTAGACAGAATGTCGCGATTTTGCGGATAGTACTCCAGGAGTTTGCCTTTCACCCGGAAATCAAGATGATCATCGAGGAATCGTTCCTTGAACAGGTGTATCCGAGAATCAAGCAGACAGTTACGAGATTTCAGGAAGCGGGACTGCTTAAAGAAATGCCGATTAATACTATGGTCCGTTTTATAGTCTCCCCCATACTAGGATTCATCGTCACCCGTTTTCTTTTGAATCCTGATGCTGAGTGGGATGAGGCGCGGGAAGTGGAGCATCTCATTGATTTTATTTTGAAAGGCATTGAAGCATAACATAGAAAGAGCCTGGGTCAAAAGCATCGTGACCAAAATAAAAATCGAACGATTCCACAATTCGTTCGGTTTTTGTTTTGGTGTCCGTGCTTCTGTCCCGGCCTCTTTGCATTTTTAGGATGTTTGGCTGGTCGGCCAACGGGTAGGTGATAGGGGGATCGGATGAATAGGCACGAATTCTTCTGAGTAGACATAACCTTTTAATGAAACAGATAAAGATTGGGAAAATCGGAGTTGGCGCTGTTACGTCCACCTGTTATAATCAAGGTTATGGGAAAAGAGATTTCTGTGTCGCTTTTAACCATCAACGAAGAGGACAATCCAAAGGAATGATTTAATTTGATAAATATCGAACATGTTTATCAGGAAATATCACATATAACAGCTGAAGAAAATATTATGCTGGATGAGCTGCTGAAAAACCATACGTACACCCGTCTTGGCGGAAAGGCGGATATTCTTGTCACGCCGGAAACATTTTCTGAAGTTCAGGAGCTGGTGAAGCTTGCCAGGCGGGAAAACATCCCGTTCACGCTTCTTGGCAACGGCTCCAATATGATTGTGAAGGACGGTGGAATTCGCGGCATTGTCATGAGTCAAAAGCAATTTCAGGATATTCGGGTCGAGTCCGGTACGATATTTGCCCAAAGCGGTGCAGCTATTATCGATGTTTCACGCCGGGCATTAAAGGAGAGACTGACCGGCTTGGAATTTGCCTGCGGAATCCCAGGTACAGTGGGAGGCGCCCTGTTTATGAATGCAGGGGCTTACGGCGGGGAAATCAAAGATGTGTTAGAAGAGGCGGTGGTCGTCGATCGGGATGGGACACTATTGACCCTTCCTGCCAAAGACCTCGATCTGGAATACCGGACCAGCAATATCCCCGACAATGGATACATCGTTTTAGAAGCGAAATTTAAACTCCAGCCAGGAAAATATCAGAGCATCAAAGCAGTTATGGATGACCTGACGTATAAACGGGAGTCCAAGCAGCCTCTCGAATATCCATCATGCGGCAGTGTTTTTAAGCGCCCGCCGGGTTATTTTGCCGGCAAGTTGATCCAAGACAGCGAGTTACAGGGGAAAGGAATCGGGGGCGCTGAAGTCTCCACGAAGCATGCTGGTTTCATTGTCAACAAAAACAATGCGACAGCAACCGAATATATCTCTGTTATTGAGCTGGTACAAAAGACAGTCAAGGATAAGTTCGGTGTGTTCTTGGAAAGAGAAGTGAAAATCATCGGAGAAGATGCCGATGCGGAAACGGTTAAAGCAGTAAAGCAAAATTGAAAAAGTGACTGGGGCAATTTAGAGACCAAAGCAAAAACCGAACGATGATTCGAAATCCTAAAGATTCGAACCCGCTCGGTTTTCTTTCATATCAGTGGGCAAATCGAAGGTTTCTGCAGTCATCTCATCCGATTTTGGCAGCTGGCGAAGTCCGGAATGACAGAGCCAGACGATTGTCACAATCAGCAAGCCCACTCCGGCACAGCTGAAAATCAGGGAAGGGGAGAATGCAGAAGCAAGGTATCCGCCAGCCAGCGACCCAATCGGCATAGCTGAAGCACTCATACTGCGGGAAACGGTATTGACACGTCCTAATAAATGGAGCGGGACAACGGATTGCATTACGGCAGCAAACAAAACATTGGTCGCACCAACCGGTACCCAAGCCAACCCGAATAGTACCGCTCCCAAAAGGACAGGTGATAGAAATGTACTGGCGACCCAGCAACAAGACCCGAAAAAAAACGTCAGAATGGAAAGCTTCCCCACAGGAAACCGGCCGAAAAAAGTACTGGTCAATGCTCCAAGCAGGGAACCGGTAGACATAGCCGCCAAGTAAAAACCGTATATTTCCGCTCCCCCAAGCTCCGCCCCCAAACTGGGAAGGACGGCTAATCCCGCGCCTATTGCAAAGTTGCAGACGACCGATCCAATTAAAAAACTCGCCAGCAATGAACGGAAAACAAGTGAAAATCCCTGCTTCAATTCCGTCTTATAGTCCAGGAATGTCTGTTTTATTGATGCTTTTTCTTTCTTCTTTTCTTCGGCCCATGGAAGTTTACACATAGTGAACAAGAGAGCTGCCAAAGCAAATGTCATGGAATCTGCAAGATAGAGAGAGACAGCCCCTACGATAGCAACGAGGATTCCGGAAACGGCATTGAATAGCAAGTCAATCCCCTGATAGGCAAAAGCGAACAAGGAATTTCCCTTTACAAGCTGTTGTCTGGAAAGAATATGGACAAGCGCTTTTGTTTGGGAAGGATAGGCAAACTGTTCAATAAAAGCGACCAATGGCATGATGATCAGGATGAGATGAACGGTCAAAAAACCGAGCCAGTGAGCCATCGGAATGATTAAAATCAGGAGGCATTGCAGCAGCTGGGTAAACACAAGTACTTTTTTAATCGGCCATTTATCGACAAACGGTCCCGTGAAAAACTGTAACGCCGTCGGAAGTAACGTTAAAAATCCCGCCAAACCAGAGTAAAATGCACTGCCGCCTAAATCGTAAACAAGCCACATGGCAGCTACATAGTAAATGCTGTCCCCGATATTGGTGACAATTCTGCCAATAAACAACAATAGAAAGTTTCGATTGGTCCATAGTAAGTTCATTTTCCGCCTCCTAGTTTTAAAAAAATCACACGGTCAAAAAAAAATGACCGTCACCTTAAAAAAAGAACCTATTCGGATTCTTTTTTTGATTGATTTTTTATTTCTCGTTTTTGAAATAACGACTCGTCGATTTCAAATCCAAAGGCTGTAATGCTGTATAGCTTTTGGTCCGGATGGTTTTCCGTCTCGGCGCTTAGGGCCCTTAATTCATCTATTAGATCAAAAAACTTTTTGATCCATTGCTTGAAATCTTCCTCCGTTGCCGAGATTTCCCATGTCGAGCCAAGATGTGACCATTCC
Encoded proteins:
- a CDS encoding STAS domain-containing protein produces the protein MSVKDFLIQNKQPFEEKLLNEAVNVRDKIEEIRVIGNINLLENALKIVLYVVDGQKDEVVAFARKEGIAWANYSLTLAFKLEWVQAIRRTLWVALHDYELLSGMDVDRERFYETESNINALIDEFLNGFFISYSKYKDELIEAQQEMVENLSVPIIPVTPNVCILPLIGEIDASRVNTIEEKVLMEIGRLRIRTLIMDLSGILEMESNIATNFLKLLDGIGMMGCTPVITGLRPETVRNLMAQDLIFDNKAEIKGTLQQALDEYLVNQRVEQNYSAGTLNLNKNI
- a CDS encoding ABC transporter ATP-binding protein → MEIVKLRHVSHSFDRQQVLQDINLSIGSGGIFGLLGPSGSGKTTLVKTIVGTLTPTAGAVVVLDTRMPSLQTMGSIGYMAQADALYHELTAKENLAFFAAIYGVQKKQAAVRIDQVLEDVELQDSKHKIVHGFSGGMKRRLSLAAALIHQPELLILDEPTVGIDPLLRNKIWGRFADLKRRGTTIIVTTHVMDEAERCDTLGLLRDGNIIAHGSPDALKQETGTDSIEQAFLIYGRGKA
- a CDS encoding ABC transporter permease, with the protein product MKIKAIVVRILRQFIHDKRSLALMIVAPLLILTLTWLVLDQEASQPKLAVEGAPAPLEAAVQDSMLEIVDVEDPGQALADSEIDAILEADGQRIHVTVDNSEPNQSEAVKMGLQEALASRSDRQAPDISMEYLYEENAETTFDYTGPVLIGFFAFFFVFLVGGISFLRERSQGTMERLFAMPLNGWEIILGYISGFGLFAVLQSFIVALYAVYVLGIPLNGSLWLVILVTMLLSLSALTLGILLSSFARNEFQLMQFIPIVIVPQAFFSGMFSLDNAADWVAYLEYVMPISYGADALKEIMIKGNGLAEIQVDLYVVLGFSLLFYLLNLGTLKAYRK
- a CDS encoding TetR/AcrR family transcriptional regulator; translation: MQESYLRELLKVDEQEIRLTEKQANILAAAIEIFAEKGYAATATSEIAKRAGVAEGTIFRHYPAKKDLLLAIVKPGVLKLAVPVFASNMVENIFNREFHGFDELLRIFIYNRLDFARQNVAILRIVLQEFAFHPEIKMIIEESFLEQVYPRIKQTVTRFQEAGLLKEMPINTMVRFIVSPILGFIVTRFLLNPDAEWDEAREVEHLIDFILKGIEA
- the murB gene encoding UDP-N-acetylmuramate dehydrogenase — protein: MINIEHVYQEISHITAEENIMLDELLKNHTYTRLGGKADILVTPETFSEVQELVKLARRENIPFTLLGNGSNMIVKDGGIRGIVMSQKQFQDIRVESGTIFAQSGAAIIDVSRRALKERLTGLEFACGIPGTVGGALFMNAGAYGGEIKDVLEEAVVVDRDGTLLTLPAKDLDLEYRTSNIPDNGYIVLEAKFKLQPGKYQSIKAVMDDLTYKRESKQPLEYPSCGSVFKRPPGYFAGKLIQDSELQGKGIGGAEVSTKHAGFIVNKNNATATEYISVIELVQKTVKDKFGVFLEREVKIIGEDADAETVKAVKQN
- a CDS encoding MFS transporter, with the protein product MNLLWTNRNFLLLFIGRIVTNIGDSIYYVAAMWLVYDLGGSAFYSGLAGFLTLLPTALQFFTGPFVDKWPIKKVLVFTQLLQCLLILIIPMAHWLGFLTVHLILIIMPLVAFIEQFAYPSQTKALVHILSRQQLVKGNSLFAFAYQGIDLLFNAVSGILVAIVGAVSLYLADSMTFALAALLFTMCKLPWAEEKKKEKASIKQTFLDYKTELKQGFSLVFRSLLASFLIGSVVCNFAIGAGLAVLPSLGAELGGAEIYGFYLAAMSTGSLLGALTSTFFGRFPVGKLSILTFFFGSCCWVASTFLSPVLLGAVLFGLAWVPVGATNVLFAAVMQSVVPLHLLGRVNTVSRSMSASAMPIGSLAGGYLASAFSPSLIFSCAGVGLLIVTIVWLCHSGLRQLPKSDEMTAETFDLPTDMKENRAGSNL